A single window of Lentimicrobiaceae bacterium DNA harbors:
- the hydE gene encoding [FeFe] hydrogenase H-cluster radical SAM maturase HydE produces MSKFDNIDFNSLTQADLVYLLGLKGKEQKKLIEKAREVKLKSVGNIVYLRGLIEYSNVCAKNCHYCGIRRDNTTDSKYVLTHDEVLSCAEYAYSKGFGSLAIQSGEISNTNFVNTVESFLKEIKLKTNDGLGVTLSMGEQSEEVFKRWLDAGAHRYLLRVETSNRELYKKLHPNDNLHNFDNRVNTLKLLQKLGYNTGSGVMIGLPFQTLEDLANDLLFLKELNVDMVGMGPYVEHAKTPLYKYKGELLPVSERFELTINMVACLRLLMPNINIAATTAMQAIVKNGREQAIIAGANVIMPNITPLKYRENYLLYKDKPGTKEQIEDSIESLTKSIKGIGHSIGFNERGDSLHFKIRNKIIG; encoded by the coding sequence ATGAGCAAATTTGATAACATTGATTTTAATAGTCTAACACAAGCTGATTTGGTTTACTTGTTGGGATTGAAAGGCAAAGAACAAAAAAAGTTGATAGAAAAAGCAAGAGAAGTCAAGCTTAAAAGTGTTGGCAATATTGTTTATTTGCGTGGTTTGATTGAGTATTCCAACGTGTGTGCTAAAAACTGCCACTACTGCGGCATCAGAAGGGATAATACAACCGACAGCAAATATGTGCTTACGCACGATGAAGTATTGTCTTGTGCAGAGTACGCTTACAGTAAAGGTTTTGGTTCGTTGGCTATACAGTCGGGGGAAATTTCTAATACGAATTTTGTAAATACCGTTGAATCATTTTTAAAAGAGATAAAATTAAAAACCAATGATGGCTTAGGCGTTACTCTTTCGATGGGCGAGCAAAGCGAAGAAGTTTTTAAAAGATGGTTAGACGCCGGAGCTCACAGATATTTGCTACGAGTAGAGACTTCAAACAGAGAACTTTACAAAAAGTTACACCCTAACGACAACCTTCACAACTTCGACAACAGAGTTAATACTTTGAAACTGCTACAAAAGTTAGGTTACAACACAGGTAGCGGTGTTATGATTGGTCTCCCGTTTCAAACATTGGAAGACTTAGCCAACGACTTACTTTTTTTAAAAGAGTTAAATGTTGATATGGTGGGAATGGGACCTTACGTAGAACACGCAAAAACTCCATTGTATAAGTATAAAGGTGAATTGTTGCCCGTTTCTGAAAGATTTGAATTAACAATAAATATGGTGGCTTGTCTCCGATTATTAATGCCAAATATTAATATAGCAGCCACAACAGCTATGCAAGCTATTGTTAAAAACGGCAGAGAACAGGCAATCATTGCAGGGGCTAACGTTATTATGCCCAATATTACACCTTTAAAATATCGCGAAAACTATTTGCTGTACAAAGACAAACCCGGAACAAAAGAGCAAATAGAAGATTCAATAGAAAGTTTGACAAAATCGATTAAGGGTATCGGACACTCTATTGGTTTTAACGAGCGTGGCGATTCTTTGCACTTTAAAATCAGAAACAAAATTATAGGCTAA